One stretch of Chitinophaga pendula DNA includes these proteins:
- a CDS encoding NADP-dependent malic enzyme encodes MAKKLNKQDALDYHALGRPGKIEVIPTKNTKTQWDLSLAYSPGVAEPCKEIHRDVENVYKYTAKGNLVAVISNGTAVLGLGNIGPEAGKPVMEGKGVLFKIFADIDVFDIELNTTDVDEFVKVVKAMEPTFGGINLEDIKSPECFAIEERLRKELKIPIMHDDQHGTAIISGAALLNALELVKKKIEKVKIVVNGAGAAAMACVRLYVALGAKHENFVLFDKDGVINHDRNDITDMHRQFATSSKVKTLADAIKGADVFIGLSVGNVVTPEMVKSMAKHPIVFAMANPDPEIAYETAKLARPDVIMATGRSDYPNQVNNVLGFPYIFRGALDVRATQINEEMKLAAVRALASLAKQPVPDIVNLAYNERNLFFGPNYIIPKPLDPRLLSVVAPAVAKAAMDSGVAQHPITNWEAYREELNNRLGIDNHLFRVIGSKARKDPRKVVFAEADNLKVLKAAQVVRDEGIAYPILLGNEARIRALAEENGIEIDDTVIIDPKSDEMHDKRHEYGELFFKKRQRKGFNLYEAKKIMRERNYFGCMMVETGDADALISGLTRKYPDTIRPALQVIGMEEGTKRVAGMYIINTKRGPLFLADTTINFNPTAEELADITLLVAKEVQQFNITPRIAMLSYSNFGSSPTPEAQLVAKAREIVKQKDPTLIVDGEIQAAMAFNKEILKDNYPFTELIGEEVNTLIFPNLTAGNVAYNLLQEVAGFDSIGPILLGMKKPVHILQLGSSVRQIVNMVNIAVVDAQHKCCKEAVAADIKKKKK; translated from the coding sequence ATGGCCAAAAAACTGAATAAGCAAGATGCGTTAGACTATCATGCTTTGGGGCGTCCCGGTAAGATAGAAGTGATACCTACGAAAAATACCAAAACACAATGGGACCTTTCCCTGGCCTACTCGCCGGGTGTTGCAGAACCCTGCAAGGAAATCCATAGAGACGTAGAAAATGTTTATAAGTATACAGCCAAAGGTAACCTCGTTGCCGTGATTAGCAACGGTACCGCCGTATTGGGCCTGGGCAACATAGGCCCCGAAGCCGGCAAACCCGTAATGGAAGGAAAAGGCGTATTATTCAAAATATTCGCCGATATCGATGTGTTCGACATCGAACTCAATACCACCGATGTAGACGAATTCGTGAAAGTAGTAAAAGCAATGGAACCTACTTTCGGCGGTATCAACCTCGAAGATATCAAAAGCCCTGAGTGCTTCGCCATCGAAGAGCGCCTGCGCAAAGAGCTCAAAATACCCATCATGCACGACGATCAGCACGGTACCGCCATCATCTCCGGCGCCGCCCTGCTGAATGCCCTCGAACTCGTAAAAAAGAAGATAGAAAAAGTAAAGATCGTAGTCAACGGTGCCGGCGCTGCCGCCATGGCATGTGTCAGACTATACGTAGCACTCGGCGCCAAACACGAAAACTTCGTCCTCTTCGATAAAGATGGCGTGATCAACCACGATCGTAACGATATTACCGATATGCACCGCCAGTTCGCCACCTCCTCCAAGGTGAAAACACTGGCAGATGCCATCAAAGGCGCCGACGTATTCATCGGCCTCTCCGTAGGCAATGTCGTAACACCCGAAATGGTGAAAAGCATGGCCAAACACCCCATCGTGTTCGCAATGGCCAACCCCGACCCCGAAATCGCCTACGAAACCGCCAAACTGGCCCGCCCAGATGTTATCATGGCGACCGGCCGCTCCGACTACCCTAACCAGGTCAACAACGTACTGGGATTCCCATACATCTTCCGCGGTGCCCTCGACGTAAGAGCTACCCAGATCAACGAAGAAATGAAACTGGCCGCCGTAAGAGCACTCGCCAGCCTGGCCAAACAACCCGTACCCGATATCGTAAACCTGGCATACAACGAACGTAACCTCTTCTTCGGACCTAATTATATCATCCCAAAACCGCTCGATCCCCGCCTGCTAAGCGTAGTAGCGCCGGCTGTCGCTAAAGCGGCAATGGACAGCGGTGTCGCACAACACCCCATCACCAACTGGGAAGCATATCGCGAAGAACTCAATAACCGCCTCGGCATCGATAACCACCTCTTCCGCGTGATCGGCTCCAAAGCCCGTAAAGATCCGCGTAAAGTCGTATTCGCAGAAGCAGATAACCTGAAAGTACTCAAAGCAGCACAGGTAGTACGCGATGAAGGTATCGCCTATCCTATCCTGCTGGGTAATGAAGCACGTATCCGCGCACTCGCAGAAGAAAATGGTATCGAAATAGACGACACCGTGATCATCGATCCCAAGAGCGATGAAATGCACGACAAACGTCACGAATACGGTGAACTGTTCTTCAAAAAACGCCAACGTAAAGGATTCAACCTCTATGAGGCCAAAAAGATCATGCGCGAACGTAACTACTTCGGCTGCATGATGGTCGAAACAGGCGACGCAGATGCACTCATCTCCGGCCTCACACGCAAATACCCCGATACCATCCGCCCCGCCCTTCAGGTGATCGGCATGGAAGAAGGTACCAAACGTGTAGCCGGTATGTATATCATCAATACCAAACGCGGCCCGCTCTTCCTCGCAGATACCACCATCAACTTCAATCCTACTGCCGAAGAACTCGCAGATATCACCTTACTCGTCGCCAAAGAAGTACAACAGTTCAATATCACACCACGTATTGCCATGTTGTCCTATTCTAACTTCGGCTCCAGCCCCACTCCCGAAGCACAGCTGGTTGCCAAAGCACGCGAAATAGTAAAACAAAAAGATCCTACCCTCATCGTAGATGGTGAAATTCAGGCGGCAATGGCTTTCAATAAAGAAATACTGAAAGATAACTATCCCTTTACCGAACTGATAGGCGAAGAAGTCAATACTCTCATCTTCCCGAACCTAACCGCCGGTAACGTAGCCTACAACCTCCTCCAGGAAGTTGCCGGCTTCGATTCCATCGGTCCCATCCTGCTAGGCATGAAAAAACCAGTACACATCCTCCAGCTCGGAAGTAGTGTACGCCAGATCGTTAACATGGTGAATATCGCAGTAGTCGATGCACAACACAAATGTTGCAAAGAAGCAGTAGCCGCAGATATAAAGAAAAAGAAAAAGTAA
- a CDS encoding DUF4293 domain-containing protein — translation MIQRIQSLYLLLAAGAGVATWFFNLWTAKLSDGSTSNFNAQSSYLVFVLYMVIVLLAVISIFLFKNRKLQFRLTVLNVVLSIGAVVLQYFKVQDHANALGTQGKVITSATYLPAAFLPILILIFLFLAARGIYKDEKLIKSLDRLR, via the coding sequence ATGATACAACGCATTCAGAGTCTTTATTTACTACTGGCAGCGGGGGCTGGTGTGGCCACCTGGTTTTTCAATCTGTGGACGGCTAAGCTGAGCGATGGTTCGACGAGTAACTTCAATGCCCAGTCCAGCTATCTTGTATTTGTGTTGTATATGGTGATTGTGTTACTGGCGGTGATCAGCATTTTCCTGTTTAAGAACCGTAAGTTGCAGTTTCGCCTGACGGTGCTTAATGTGGTATTGTCGATTGGCGCTGTTGTGCTGCAGTACTTCAAGGTGCAGGATCATGCCAATGCGCTGGGCACCCAGGGCAAAGTGATTACGTCTGCAACCTACCTGCCTGCGGCATTTTTGCCTATCCTGATCCTGATATTCCTGTTCCTGGCGGCGCGGGGTATCTATAAGGATGAAAAGCTTATTAAATCACTGGACAGGTTGCGTTAA
- a CDS encoding FecR family protein, producing the protein MNKQLLDKFFKGQCTEEEAEQVETWLSGPDTALLDELMNEKWSEANEPVRLTPRKSKRWYGAVAAAIIGTLALVTLCWQPRTPHQPFALKWDTLVNKTNTIQQLRLSDGTEVWLNSNSSLTYHQYYNGLQRELWLKGEAYFQVVKDDRHPFLVHAGSLTTTVLGTAFNISTANKADGSIQVSLIEGKVAVSSKDVFREILLPGQMLQYAEGKTPQLLRFAKDEVLDWKRKKIFFDNTMLGDALARLQQRYNCRIVLEDSILCKKKISGEFSRDMSLENILSTMEYVHNITFVRVNESTYQVQKK; encoded by the coding sequence ATGAACAAACAACTATTAGATAAATTCTTTAAAGGACAATGCACAGAAGAGGAAGCTGAACAGGTAGAGACCTGGCTTTCCGGACCTGACACTGCTCTGTTAGATGAGTTAATGAATGAGAAATGGTCTGAGGCAAACGAACCCGTGAGATTGACCCCCAGAAAAAGCAAGCGTTGGTATGGAGCCGTAGCGGCAGCGATAATAGGTACACTGGCACTCGTCACACTTTGTTGGCAACCACGTACACCGCACCAGCCATTTGCCCTGAAATGGGATACCCTCGTTAACAAGACCAACACTATACAACAACTCCGACTGTCAGATGGAACTGAAGTCTGGCTCAATTCCAACTCCTCTCTTACTTACCATCAATATTATAATGGTCTGCAAAGAGAATTGTGGTTAAAAGGAGAAGCCTACTTCCAAGTGGTCAAAGATGATAGACATCCATTCCTGGTGCACGCCGGAAGTTTGACAACCACCGTACTCGGAACTGCATTTAATATATCAACAGCTAACAAAGCTGACGGAAGTATCCAAGTGAGTTTGATAGAAGGGAAAGTAGCAGTAAGCTCAAAAGATGTATTTAGAGAAATATTGTTACCCGGACAAATGTTGCAATATGCAGAAGGTAAAACTCCACAGTTACTCAGGTTTGCTAAAGACGAAGTGCTGGATTGGAAACGTAAAAAGATCTTTTTCGATAACACCATGCTTGGCGACGCACTCGCCAGATTACAACAACGGTACAATTGCCGTATAGTACTGGAAGACTCAATACTGTGTAAAAAGAAGATCTCAGGGGAGTTCAGTAGGGACATGTCGCTCGAAAATATTCTATCAACTATGGAATATGTACACAACATCACGTTTGTACGCGTGAATGAAAGTACATATCAGGTACAAAAAAAATAA
- a CDS encoding TonB-dependent receptor, with protein MAKATAAEVVKSLQQQTPYTFIYDPEYLQQCTLSDLKFQGAALGDVLAYIDNNAPLDIELTKNNTIAIRKGNADKPAAKTNGHVAGKVVDSKNEPLPGVTITTQSGQGTVTNVDGTYNITLPPGVYNLTFSYVSFDTRKVTEVTVDEKGVTPLDIVMKSSSSQLKAVTVTANYRKTSIEGLYAMQKNNPAISDGISAEQIARTPDKNIGEVLKRVTGLATMDNKYVVVRGLSERYNQAVLNGQVMPSTELNRKNFSFDIIPSNIVENVTVVKTITPDRNADFGGGLVEVNTLDIPTENFLNLSIGASYNDKTVGKDFLALSLSNREYTAQAGKHRFLLGTLDWKDRDDIVASYNKQGKNPSLFSNNWGVAKFKAPISPNYQASFGRVIRTGAGQQWGIVASASYRNTLATQDVILGREGFEEAADSEESKRRQFKGQRYGFTTNLGGMIGIGYRNEKNRIGFQSMYLRTLDQQFILGTGQNGKFGSDNTLGYFDLAMQTTLWQNQLKGEHAIGNKGVKIKWVGSYLKLDRQKPDNHMMLADYKQADGAGINDYNISTFGSNFAEGALRWWSRALENNYNWDAAVSVPFKFNAGNVAFENTFKGGYAGWNKDRLFFVLNTASKIDNKETNYLPLGQVFTPANNVQVDIIRFGDNFKKRSASLHALYAMLDNKIGNKFRLVWGLRAEYYNLNRVNDNLDSLFQGLTKGRPGFDYSDLTNREPNWRFFPSANLTYSLTPSMNIRAAYSQSIIRPDLRELSVFKEYDFELGGDYTSQIVRSTTIKHIDLRYEWYPGPGEILSASLFYKHLDYPMEIYRINTLNSYELKNSKMAKNYGVELEARKTLAFTNIPVIRNLTLYGNFTYLDSRVKRMDITTGFLDPNQPNKILLREVVGKEEKRPQMGASNYMVNAGIFYDNNPVSVSVSYNSVTNRVFVPNTDYEFSLMERPLQALDAQVAVRLLKQKAEIKLNVSNLLNSYSVLYRNQYTAEELQSFKDGGAPSAAQLKYNPKTDLLNFKASPGRTTSVTFSYRF; from the coding sequence ATGGCAAAAGCTACTGCAGCAGAAGTGGTAAAGTCATTACAACAACAAACACCTTACACCTTTATCTATGATCCTGAGTACCTGCAACAATGCACACTCAGCGACCTGAAATTTCAAGGTGCCGCCCTCGGCGACGTATTGGCTTATATAGACAATAACGCACCGCTGGACATCGAACTGACTAAAAATAATACCATTGCCATCCGTAAAGGAAATGCCGATAAACCCGCTGCCAAAACCAATGGCCATGTCGCCGGTAAAGTAGTGGACAGCAAAAATGAACCCTTACCCGGTGTAACCATCACCACCCAAAGCGGACAAGGCACCGTCACCAACGTAGATGGTACCTACAACATAACATTACCGCCTGGAGTATACAACCTCACCTTTAGCTATGTGTCGTTTGATACCCGCAAAGTAACAGAAGTGACAGTAGACGAAAAAGGAGTGACACCACTCGATATCGTGATGAAAAGCAGCAGCTCACAGCTGAAGGCAGTAACTGTTACGGCTAACTACCGCAAGACTTCCATCGAAGGACTGTATGCTATGCAAAAAAATAATCCTGCTATCTCTGATGGTATCAGCGCAGAACAGATCGCACGCACACCAGATAAAAATATTGGTGAAGTGCTTAAACGTGTAACTGGTCTGGCCACTATGGATAATAAATATGTAGTAGTACGCGGACTCAGCGAACGCTACAACCAGGCCGTATTGAATGGCCAGGTAATGCCCAGCACAGAACTAAACAGAAAAAACTTTAGCTTCGATATTATCCCTTCTAATATCGTAGAAAACGTAACCGTTGTAAAAACAATCACCCCTGATCGTAATGCTGATTTCGGCGGCGGTCTCGTAGAAGTAAATACCCTGGATATCCCTACTGAAAACTTTCTTAACCTCTCCATAGGCGCAAGCTATAACGATAAAACAGTAGGAAAGGACTTCCTGGCCTTATCACTCAGCAACAGAGAATATACTGCACAGGCCGGCAAACATCGGTTCCTGCTCGGTACCCTCGACTGGAAAGATCGCGACGATATAGTAGCAAGCTATAACAAACAGGGAAAAAATCCATCCCTCTTCAGCAATAACTGGGGCGTTGCTAAATTCAAAGCACCCATCTCCCCAAACTATCAGGCCTCATTCGGACGTGTTATACGCACAGGAGCTGGCCAACAATGGGGAATCGTAGCTAGCGCCAGCTATAGAAATACATTGGCAACCCAAGACGTAATCCTGGGTAGAGAAGGATTTGAAGAGGCTGCCGATTCAGAAGAAAGCAAACGCCGCCAATTCAAAGGACAACGATATGGATTCACCACCAACCTCGGAGGAATGATTGGAATAGGTTACAGAAATGAAAAGAACAGAATAGGATTTCAATCCATGTACCTCCGCACACTGGATCAGCAGTTCATACTAGGAACAGGACAGAATGGAAAATTCGGCTCAGATAATACATTGGGATATTTTGACCTGGCTATGCAAACCACTCTTTGGCAAAATCAGTTAAAAGGTGAACATGCCATCGGTAACAAAGGAGTGAAGATCAAATGGGTAGGTAGCTATCTGAAGTTAGACAGACAGAAACCCGATAATCACATGATGTTGGCCGATTATAAACAAGCAGATGGCGCCGGCATCAATGACTATAATATTTCTACTTTCGGAAGCAACTTCGCTGAAGGCGCCCTCCGCTGGTGGAGCCGCGCATTGGAAAATAACTATAACTGGGACGCAGCTGTGTCCGTACCGTTTAAATTCAATGCAGGTAACGTAGCCTTCGAAAATACATTCAAAGGAGGTTATGCCGGGTGGAATAAAGACAGACTGTTCTTCGTACTGAATACTGCTTCTAAAATAGATAATAAAGAAACAAATTACCTGCCTTTAGGCCAGGTATTCACTCCCGCCAATAATGTACAGGTAGATATCATCCGCTTCGGCGATAATTTTAAAAAACGCTCCGCATCTCTGCATGCATTGTATGCCATGCTGGATAATAAGATCGGTAATAAATTCAGATTGGTATGGGGCTTAAGAGCAGAGTATTATAACCTGAACCGCGTAAATGATAACCTGGATTCACTATTCCAGGGCCTTACCAAAGGCCGTCCTGGCTTCGATTACTCCGACCTCACAAACAGAGAACCCAACTGGCGCTTCTTCCCATCTGCTAACCTCACCTATTCACTAACACCGTCCATGAACATCCGGGCAGCATACTCCCAAAGTATCATCCGGCCTGACCTGAGAGAGCTATCCGTTTTTAAAGAATATGACTTTGAATTAGGTGGCGATTATACCTCTCAGATCGTTAGGTCTACAACAATCAAACATATAGACCTGCGATATGAATGGTACCCAGGACCAGGTGAAATACTTTCTGCTTCATTGTTCTATAAACACCTGGACTACCCCATGGAAATATACCGGATCAATACCCTGAATAGCTATGAACTGAAAAATAGTAAAATGGCAAAGAACTATGGTGTCGAGCTGGAAGCAAGAAAAACACTCGCCTTCACAAACATACCGGTAATCCGTAACCTGACACTCTACGGAAACTTTACCTACCTCGATTCCCGCGTAAAACGTATGGATATTACTACCGGTTTCTTAGACCCTAATCAGCCTAATAAAATTTTGTTGAGAGAAGTAGTAGGTAAAGAAGAAAAACGCCCTCAGATGGGAGCCAGCAACTATATGGTCAATGCAGGCATATTCTATGATAACAATCCGGTATCTGTTAGCGTAAGCTACAACAGCGTAACCAATCGCGTCTTCGTACCAAACACTGATTATGAGTTTTCTTTGATGGAACGCCCCCTACAGGCACTCGACGCGCAGGTCGCGGTGAGATTACTCAAGCAGAAAGCGGAAATAAAATTGAATGTAAGCAACCTGCTGAATAGTTACTCAGTACTTTATAGAAACCAATATACAGCTGAAGAATTACAATCCTTTAAAGATGGTGGCGCACCGAGTGCCGCTCAGCTGAAATATAACCCGAAAACCGACCTGTTGAACTTTAAAGCATCACCAGGAAGGACAACTAGTGTAACCTTTAGTTATAGATTTTAA
- the uvrA gene encoding excinuclease ABC subunit UvrA, protein MRTKSKQNETAIDPQSVSTQDHIFIKGARVHNLKNVSVTIPRSKLVVVTGVSGSGKSSLTMDTLYAEGQRRYAESLSSYARQFLMRMNKPDVDYIKGICPAIAIEQKVITRTPRSTVGSMTEIYDYLRLLYARAGRTYSPVSGREVKKQEVSDVVDYISKLPHGAKVLVLVPFRRHAKRDVKEELNILMQKGFSRLYIYNKKETELVRIEDLLEEKKPAVPETAYVLIDRLVVKEFEEEDKHRIADSVQTSFYESEGDCLLEVDGKQVHFSNRYELDGVQFEEPMPNLFSFNNPYGACPTCEGFGQVLGIDADLVIPDKRLSVYEGAIAPWRGEKMGEYKEALIKASRKFSFPVHKPIAELTDEQYNLLWTGNDFFYGLNEFFKMVEQNLYKVQYRVLQSRYRGRTVCPDCHGGRLRKEALYIKVGGKTISELVQLPVQDLKNWFDQLDLNEYDAQVAKRILIEINHRLKTLLDVGLGYLTLNRVANTLSGGESQRIQLTRSLGSNLTNSLYILDEPSIGLHARDTHRLISVLKELRDLGNTVVVVEHDEQMMEEADHIIDMGPLASHLGGEVIFSGSYPEILKDGKSLTGKYLSGHMRIDPPARTRKWKKAITLEGCRQHNLKNIDVDFPLGVLCVVSGVSGSGKTTLVKQILYPALMKLKGEFAERVGQHRALKGAMDDITQIEMIDQNPIGKSSRSNPVTYIKAYDEIRDLYAKQPLSKMRGFQPKHFSFNVDGGRCDACKGEGEVIVEMQFLADVHLTCESCGGKKFKEEVLEVTYKGKNIYDVLEMGVDEALEFFADEKDVINKIRPLNSVGLGYVKLGQSSDTLSGGEAQRVKLASFLGKGKAQGHILFIFDEPTTGLHFHDIKKLLDSFNALIEQGHSVLVIEHNLDVIRSADWLIDLGPEGGAGGGNLLYAGVPDGLKKVKESYTGQFL, encoded by the coding sequence ATGCGTACAAAAAGTAAACAAAACGAGACTGCAATTGATCCACAATCAGTTAGCACACAAGATCATATCTTCATCAAAGGGGCCCGCGTCCATAACCTTAAAAATGTAAGCGTCACCATACCACGAAGCAAACTCGTCGTGGTAACAGGCGTATCCGGTTCCGGGAAATCTTCCCTCACCATGGATACCCTCTACGCGGAAGGCCAACGACGTTATGCCGAAAGCCTTAGCTCATACGCCCGTCAATTCCTCATGCGTATGAACAAACCCGATGTCGACTACATTAAAGGAATCTGCCCGGCCATCGCCATTGAACAGAAGGTCATCACCCGCACCCCACGGTCTACCGTAGGGTCCATGACAGAAATATATGACTACCTCCGACTCCTCTACGCCCGCGCAGGTAGAACTTACTCGCCCGTATCCGGCCGCGAAGTGAAAAAACAGGAGGTCAGCGATGTCGTAGACTATATCAGCAAACTGCCCCACGGCGCTAAAGTGCTGGTACTCGTACCCTTCCGCAGACATGCCAAACGCGATGTCAAAGAAGAACTCAACATCCTCATGCAGAAAGGCTTCTCCCGACTTTACATCTACAACAAGAAAGAAACAGAACTGGTTCGTATAGAAGACCTGCTGGAAGAAAAGAAACCTGCCGTACCAGAAACCGCTTACGTGCTGATAGACAGGCTGGTAGTCAAAGAATTCGAAGAAGAAGATAAACACCGTATCGCAGATAGCGTACAAACCTCCTTCTATGAAAGCGAAGGCGACTGCCTCCTCGAAGTAGATGGCAAACAGGTACACTTCTCCAACCGGTACGAACTCGATGGCGTACAGTTCGAAGAACCCATGCCTAACCTCTTCTCCTTCAATAACCCTTACGGCGCCTGCCCCACCTGCGAAGGCTTCGGACAAGTGCTGGGTATCGATGCCGACCTCGTTATACCAGACAAACGACTCAGCGTCTACGAAGGCGCCATTGCCCCCTGGAGAGGCGAAAAAATGGGCGAATACAAAGAAGCTCTCATAAAAGCATCCCGCAAATTCAGCTTCCCCGTTCATAAACCCATCGCCGAACTGACAGACGAACAATACAACCTCCTCTGGACCGGTAATGACTTCTTCTACGGCCTCAACGAGTTCTTTAAGATGGTAGAACAAAACCTCTATAAAGTACAATACCGCGTGCTGCAATCACGCTACAGAGGTCGTACCGTCTGCCCTGACTGCCACGGTGGCCGCCTCCGCAAAGAAGCCCTCTATATCAAAGTAGGAGGCAAAACCATCTCCGAACTCGTACAACTCCCCGTACAAGACCTCAAAAACTGGTTCGATCAACTCGACCTCAACGAATACGACGCCCAAGTAGCAAAACGTATCCTCATTGAGATCAACCACCGGCTCAAAACACTGCTGGACGTAGGCCTGGGATACCTGACACTCAATCGTGTCGCCAACACACTCAGCGGCGGCGAAAGCCAGCGTATCCAGCTCACACGCTCCCTGGGCAGCAACCTGACCAACTCCCTCTATATACTCGATGAACCTAGTATCGGCCTGCACGCACGCGATACCCACCGGCTCATCTCCGTACTCAAAGAACTCCGCGACCTGGGAAATACCGTCGTAGTCGTAGAACACGACGAACAAATGATGGAAGAAGCAGACCATATCATCGATATGGGACCCCTCGCCAGCCACCTGGGTGGAGAAGTCATCTTCTCCGGCTCCTATCCCGAAATACTCAAAGATGGTAAAAGCCTCACCGGCAAATACCTCAGCGGGCACATGCGTATCGACCCGCCCGCCAGAACCCGCAAATGGAAAAAAGCTATCACCCTCGAAGGCTGCCGCCAGCATAACCTGAAAAATATCGATGTCGATTTCCCATTAGGCGTCCTCTGCGTAGTCAGCGGCGTAAGCGGCTCCGGTAAAACCACCCTCGTAAAACAAATACTCTACCCCGCCCTCATGAAACTTAAGGGCGAATTCGCAGAAAGAGTAGGACAACATCGCGCACTAAAAGGGGCCATGGATGATATCACCCAGATCGAAATGATCGATCAGAACCCCATCGGCAAATCCTCCCGGTCTAACCCCGTTACCTATATCAAGGCATACGACGAGATCCGGGACCTCTACGCCAAACAGCCACTCAGCAAAATGAGAGGCTTCCAACCCAAACACTTCTCGTTTAACGTAGATGGCGGCCGCTGCGACGCTTGTAAAGGAGAGGGCGAAGTGATCGTGGAAATGCAGTTCCTCGCCGATGTACACCTCACCTGCGAAAGCTGCGGGGGCAAAAAGTTTAAAGAAGAAGTACTGGAAGTAACCTATAAAGGCAAAAATATCTACGACGTACTCGAAATGGGCGTCGATGAAGCCCTCGAATTCTTCGCAGATGAAAAGGATGTCATCAATAAGATCCGCCCACTCAACAGTGTAGGCCTCGGATATGTCAAACTGGGACAAAGCAGCGATACCCTCAGCGGTGGAGAAGCACAGCGCGTAAAACTGGCCTCCTTCCTCGGCAAAGGAAAAGCCCAGGGGCATATCCTGTTCATCTTCGACGAACCCACCACCGGCCTCCACTTCCATGATATCAAAAAATTGCTCGACTCCTTCAATGCCCTCATAGAACAAGGACATTCCGTGCTCGTCATCGAACACAACCTCGATGTCATCCGCAGCGCCGACTGGTTAATAGACCTCGGCCCCGAAGGTGGCGCCGGCGGCGGTAACCTGCTCTATGCCGGCGTACCCGACGGCCTCAAAAAGGTAAAAGAAAGCTATACCGGTCAGTTCCTCTGA
- a CDS encoding RNA polymerase sigma factor translates to MQIMYKLSDEQLITLFKKGHTSALEELVHRHKDKLFTSIILLVKDPFLAEDIFQDTFIKVIDTIRAERYTEKGKFLPWAMRIAHNLCVDHFRKIKRTPVIKTGDDKDIFNVLSFSDGCAEDKLIMRQSHDRVRKMLDMLPEEQREVIILRHYAELSFKEIADLTQVSINTALGRMRYGLINLRKMMTEKQICL, encoded by the coding sequence ATGCAAATAATGTACAAATTGAGTGATGAGCAATTAATCACCCTTTTTAAGAAAGGACACACTTCGGCATTGGAGGAATTAGTTCACCGGCACAAAGATAAGTTATTCACTTCCATTATATTATTGGTAAAAGATCCCTTTCTGGCGGAGGATATCTTCCAGGATACTTTCATTAAGGTGATTGATACTATACGAGCAGAAAGGTATACGGAGAAGGGGAAGTTTCTGCCGTGGGCTATGCGTATTGCTCACAATCTATGTGTGGATCATTTCCGGAAGATCAAGCGGACGCCGGTGATCAAGACCGGAGATGACAAGGATATTTTTAATGTGCTGAGTTTCAGTGATGGATGTGCGGAGGACAAGCTCATTATGCGTCAGAGCCATGACCGGGTGCGTAAGATGCTGGATATGTTGCCGGAGGAGCAGCGGGAGGTGATCATTCTGCGTCATTATGCGGAATTGAGTTTTAAAGAAATTGCTGATCTCACGCAGGTGAGTATCAATACGGCATTAGGTCGTATGCGCTACGGCTTAATAAATCTCCGAAAGATGATGACGGAGAAACAGATTTGTTTGTAA